The segment ttttatttctaataattttgctgttcttctaaacctTCAAAAGTCATGGTTccctcaaaaatattaagcaacattAAGCAGTTTTCAAAGAAATGCTTTAGAGGAACAAATCAGCATGATTTCAGATCATGTGATGAAATCAAGCtgtttttctattaaatatattaaaaagttattttaaattgtaatattgtacattgtttactgtatttttgatcaaataaatccagacTTCATCttaagacttcttaaaaaacaaacatctgaATGGCagtataaagttgcaatttctttttaacttaaaaaaattatgtgttgcatgctttaataaaaaaagggcAATTCAGGATTAATTTGAACAACccaaacaaatttatttttttttaagaaagctgTTAAAAGTCAGATATAACATGTGACAGCAgccaatataaaaataattctgtAAACAGTTAAACAACTTGCTATACAGCATTCCCTTTCCTCCAATTACACGGAAAGCTTAAAAACACGGTTACCAACATGTCACCTGCTGGGAATGTTTGCAAacaactgcattaaaaaaaaggcaACAACTTCACAGTAACAACTGAAACATTATTGACACCAGAAACACAAAAGAGAGTTGAAACTGAACACACACTGCTTACATGAAAACAACGTCATGTTACATCAAGTTTTTGGGTTGCAAAGAATAATTCAAGATTTATAAACATTTGACAGCTCACTGCTCATCACTTCAAAGTATGTTCACAATTCTGTTCTCaggtgcaaaataaaaacagtaataccgTCAAGACTTAGTCTTCCACTTTCAACCATCCTTTCTTATAGTCTAACAGCAGCTCAAGATAGTATTGCCACTCGGGCTCACTATCATATTTGACCTCGAACACAGTTTTCAGTGGGTTGGTATGTGGCTCGTGGATGCGTAGTACTACTCCTCTGTACCACACTTCTGTTTTGTCCTTTTCCTCATACAAATGTCGAATCCTTTTTCCCACCAGGTCAGGATATCGGTTCTCCATGGCCAGACGTGCAGACTGCACAGCGGAGCGCAGAACCCATCTGCGTCGGTGCGTAGAACCATGTCTTTTAGAAAGATACGATCGGCTTTGAGAGTATGAACTGAAAGAAAACTCCCTGTCCGTGTGGCGTCTTTTGCGCcgtttcttttttctgtaacGGTCGCTGTCTGTGCATCTGAACCTTGCCGGAGCTTCCAAAGAATCGGTGACCTTCTGGTAGTGGGTGACTCTACCCCCGTGACCTTTATTGTAGAAGACCTTCCTCAGTTTGAGGACCATGCTGGAGTTCCCTTTAGACAAGCCCTGAGATTCTGCTGAGCTGGATCTGCGGCTATGAAAAGACCTTAATGACGTGCTTTCGGTCTCTTCACCAGAGGAGAAGTCATCAGAGGTCAAAGGTCGCACCCAGGAAGAGTTCTCAGGCTCTTCCTGGGTTTCATCTTCAATCTTTACCTCCACATGTGGTCCCCCGTCATTTGAACGCACAGGAGACCCTTCCCATTCATCGTTCTCTAAAGAACTGACGACGCTCCACCTCGCCGGCTCCTCTGTGAACTCATCCTCTTCAGATGATGAACTGGTCTCCTCTAAAAACGTCCTCTTGGAGGAAATCTTTACTCtgcctttctttttctttctcttcaaGCAAAATTGTTTTTCCAGCTTGTCCACACATGTGGTTTCTGGTGAAAGAGGTCTGGAGGACTCGAGGTAGAATTCTTCAGTGCCATTCACACCTCCAGATGATTCATCTGAGCTGTCCGTGTTCTCTCTCTTCAATGTTAAGCTGGTTTCTACTCCTGCAGAAAGAAGAGAATGGAATTCAATATTAGCATGTCTTAACTGACAATTATTAAAGTcccaataaaatcaaaattgtttttggcttttagtatgaatttgttagccttaaggttatctataagctagtgtcctccaaaacaatgacaacattTGCATTAAGAAGATATAAGCACTCAAAACAGTCTCTAACTTCCACCAATATGGAccaacgattttgatgacatcaccctgcacttcaccTTCTCatcactttctgtccaatcaaattctCTCTAGAATCCAAAGCGTCCCGCCCCCTACGCCATAAATACATGCTGAAGCTGCGGCTGAAATCTGTCATTTGTtcacagaatttaaattttctatATGGTGAATGGCATGTAGTGCACTATATCAGGAATAGGGAACGattcagtgtaaatatgctttccgtTGGGGCAAATGAAGTCTGGTTTCGCAGACACACAGTCTACTCCAGTCCAGAGACACGATAGCATGGAGCGGATCATATGTGCGAAACGGcatggaccacaaaacgtatcggacccatttgaattctacacagaatgctatattttatagcaatatggatgagattgtggctgtaATACAGTGTCAAATGTGGCTTTACCAAGACCAATGGCTCTGGTCCAAGctgtgataaaaaaaatgctgttggccatttaaaaaaggggggCGAGACTGATTGATATGCCCtgccctgtcttcctgtttcagttgaaattacgtcaACACAGAATAATACTGTTTCAAtccacttcagtggacctttaaagcTAGATTACAATTAAAGAACAATTAagggcacaatatgtaagtttttgccgctagagggcgcatattcaaaacaaacaaagaaccaaaggcGTAATTTAACGCTGTGATTgtgtgtggaatcatgggagttgttgtCTTCATTAGGGGTGGTAATCTTTAGGTACCTGACGATTCGATTCAAAACGATTCTTGGGGTCACGATACGATTAAAACCGATTCatgatttttccatttttaatcaCAATTCAGTTTTCCATCAAATGTTTTGTGCACAATGGTCATCAAATGCACCAGTATTTTGATACAAACCACACCTGTATATAGTATGGGTAGTCCTGACTCAAGAAATCAGTGTTTCCTAATAACCATTGTCTtcctaataaatcaaaaatattttacacttctCATTAGGGATGTGCCCAAATGCCACCGTGCTTGAAATAACCTGTAGTACGAAGCCCCTAAACAGAATAAATAcaagatgggaggaaaaaaaaaaaaatttttcaaTGCTGTCTCTCACAATTATGTCTTTGGGTAATTATCCTGTATATTAATTGCGGGCATCAGGGAGCCATTATTAATATgctcgctttttactttcactttcaagatttGCAATCGCACGTTCTCTGTGTACATTAGGAGCGCCAGTACTTgctacacattttacaagattaggtgtttgtcagtggtgctcaggatctgcaaatcattcgccatcGTCCTATCAATCACCtcccttactctgtttatgggGTAAGAGAAATTATATGTACTCTATTGTAACAGGCTACTGCTAAGCAGCTAACTATGTATGTTTAGTGTCTCCGTAAAACACGTTTCATTTTCCGTGCCCTTGCATTTGAGTGTTTTGCAAGTTCTGCATAATGCTACTCTTTGGCATTTctatgttttctacaaaataaaattgaggGCGTATGACGTCATTGGCAGACGACGCAAGGACATGTTCCATTACACTAGTTATAAtagcttatttctctggatttatacattcttggaaacatttgggataatgtaagcACACAAGTCAGCctaatatataacactgttctagtgttttttggatattttaatcaaaaaatcttttaaaaaatcatattgcGCCTTTAAGTGTTCAAGCATTCACACAGGACACGTTCTTGCATTCTAAGACAGTGTTAATGAAAGTGAGTGTGAACGTTGAGATTTTTGctgcatgattttttaaaatgctacattaaaatattgttgaatttttaaagaagtttcttagaACCCCATTTGTCAGTGTGAACACTCCTTTTGGTCAGAAGTAAAACCTCCACTTGCTTTTAGAAGCGTTCTTGTGGTAACATGACAGCTGCATCAAAATGCAATCGAACTGATTACCAATAGTAGAAGAAATATTACCTAAACATGCCAATAACAACAATAAGCCATTTGATGAAGCATAATAGGTGTCAGGAGTTATTTAAAAAGGCTACAAGTCAAAGAACAAcatagaaagaaaaagaaaataataaggatgtcttaaacaagaaaaaataacttCTACACCATAAACTAAATCAACTatgtacaaaagaaaaaactaattgAGTGCTGTGACTGATGAGAGACAACTGTCAACACCAGGAGGACCTTAATGACACTGCAGGTGCGAAATGTAACGGCAGTGCAATTGGCAACTCCTTCCATCCTCCATCCGCTTTAGCATATTTCCAAAAGCACACTAACTTCCTTCCCTGAAATGTAAGTGTCTGAAACTAAAAGACATCCTAAAGCATATCATGGTTCCGTTCCACAAAACATCTGATCAGAAATGCACCTGCGACAAAACTGCACCAGTAAGAAACTGTAACTGCATGAGCAGCTCAAAGATTTACAAAGCCCTTTCTACAACGGACagcaaaaattatttgtgattgGACTGAGAAGGAGTTTTGGGGACAAAGTAATAAGAATGTACCTGGGCATTTTTTGGACACCATCTGTAGCAGTGGAATCTGCAAGAACAAATGTGTATCAAATCAAAAAAAGTATGACAAaagtatgattaaaaaaaaaagaaaaatcataaaacatgAACATTAAGACCGCAGGTATGCACCATGTATGGCTGaccttaataaaaataaataaataaataaacatacaatatcaaaataatgaaaataattataataacttttagcatttttgcatatatattagcattttaatattttgatctAGGACTAAAACCTATCTAAAGAGTAAGATCTCAGCCAGAATATGTTATACGATAAACTAACATCTAACAGACAACACAGTTTAGTAGTTCTGCTTATTTTAGAAATGTGGAACTGAAATTTAAGATTACTAAATTTATAACACAAAGTTTCAGTATGCACATTTATCCTTCCAAGTCCAAAAGTTATTATGATGTTTAGCCCTAAATGTCCTCAAATAAGGCAtgtatgattttaacatgaaaaaatgaaacgTTTGTAAAATGTCTTCTTTCCTTGTGACTGCTTCATTAACAAGAAATATATTATAGAACTTGGAAATGCAACTAGTCTGGAGTGTTTTCTTGAACTGAATATGCCACAGCATGTTTTAACCAACAAAGATAAAAGTACCATTATCATCATAGTACCAGTCAGgcccaaaaataattatttaataaaaaattgtatatatatatatatatatatacacgctaccgttcaaaagtttggggtcagtacatttttattgtttcttttttttttttaaagaaattaatacttttattcaccaaggatgtattaagttaataattaaaagtttattaaaagttaacaataaataatttacattgttataaaatatttacattttgaataaacactgtactttttaaacttgttattcatgaaagaatcctgaaaaaaaaaaaaaaaaaaaaaaaaaatcacaggttccaaaaaatatttggcagcacaattgttgatattatccaacactgatcattctaataataaatccgcatattagaatgatttctgaaggatcatgtgacacttaagactggagtaacagctgataaaaattcaggttttcatcacaggaataaattctattttaaagtatgttaaaataaaaaacattattttatattgtaaaaacattttgcaatattactgttttttttctatatttttaatcaaataaatgcagccttgatgagcataagagacttctttaaagactattacaagtcttactgaccccaaacttttgaacggtagtgtatattatatatatatatatatatatatattatggctatataatatattgttttaaaaaattctacgggaaaataaagcacattatacatatatattatatatatattgtaaagttGAGGTCTAAAGTTTATATACAACTTGAAGAATCTGCAAGGAATGAGGAATAATAcaaatgcgtgttattttttatttagtaatgacctgaataagatatttcacataaaagatgtttacatatagtccacaagagaaaataatagttcaatttataaaaataaccccgttcaaaagtttacatacacttgattcttaatgtgttgttacctgaatgattcacaactgtgttttttttgtttagtgatagttgttcatgtctgtcgttcttcagaaaaatccttcaggtcccacaaattctttggtttttcatcatttttgtgtatttgaaccctttttaacaaagactgtatgattttgagatccatcttgtcacactgaggacaactgagggactcatatgcaactattacagacgcttcaaatgctcactgatgctccagaaagaaacacgatgcattaagagctgggtggtgaaaacttttggaatttgaagagcagggtaaatttaacatattttgccTTTTGGGAAACATTtgagtatcttctgtagctttaaagtaagaagaatggcaaagtaagaaaaatgtacacatcttcattttatTCAAAGGCTTACactcctggctcttaatgcatcatttttccttctggagtatcagtgagtccctcagttgtcctcagtgtgaaaagatggatctcaaaatcatacagtcattattggggttcaaatacacaaaaatgatgaaaaactgaagaatttgtgggaactgaaggagaatagcaggcagtttaactgttcaggacaaacaagggactcatgaacaattatcactaaaaaaaaaaaaaaaaaaaaaaaaacacagctgtggatcactgaggtaacaacacagtattaagaatcaataatatgcaaacttttgaacagggtcatttttataaactctattattttctcttgtggactatatgtaaacatctttcatgtgaaatatcttactcaagtccgtattaaataaaaaaaacatgcattttgtatgatccctcttattttggtaaaagaattaaaattGTGCAGAAGGTGTATGCAAAtgtttgacctcagctgtatatgatatatgatatataaatttgataaattaacttaaagcattaaattaaatgtaaaaatgggaATTAGTtacaattaaatattcaatatagACTAATATGATAAatcaatatttacaaaacatttcaaaaattttGAGACAGCAGTTCAACACTTAATGGGTCTTATGCTAATTACAGTCAGTCATCCAGCACTCACCAAGGAACTTGCAGACAGTGGCATGGTAGAGAAGGTTGAGGACATCAGGGTATATATCTGGCAGATGTTTAAGTGACAAAAGTCTCCGAAGTTTGGAAGAGAAGGCCTTCCTGTGTAGTTGAGTCAGCTGTCTTTCCTCTGAGAGGGTGGTGGGCCTGAGCTCCACCCGGTGCTCCTGAAGGACCTGGTCTATGAATGTGCCTTGAACCTGAGGAAACAGCACCTCTTTGACCACCAACATGGGAATGAACACGGCGCCGGCCCTCATGACATGAGGAAAGGGACATTCGCGGCTTTCAACGTACTTTTGAAGCTGGCAGACCACCTTTTTAAGAGCCGCCTCCATCTCCTCACCTTTCAGCCATACATCCCTCATTTTTGACCCCAAGAGACAAGACACCTTCTGATCTTTGCCTGACTCTCGAAGATCCAGTCTGCATAACCAGTCCGTGAGCTCCTGACACGGGGTTTGATTAACGCAGCAGTATATGAGTCTACAGAGAGATTGGTGGAGCTCCATAAACTGATGACGGGCATGTTTGCTGCTACTTATAATTGGCTTGGCCTccagtggagatggaggaaccTCAGCAGGTTGGGTTGCTGGAGCTTTTAGGACCTCGGGGATGACTATTTTGAAATTGGCCAATTTAAGACAATGAGGTGGGATTTTATTGAGGGAGAATTTAGTCAACGGAGGAGGCACTGGAGGCGTTGAAGGCAATGTAGGAATTGGAATAGAGTCCACATTGTCTTTCACAGCATTCTCAATCTTGCATATAGCTAAAGATTTAGACTTTTCTACAAAGGAAAGATTAGTTTCTTCTTCAAAGTCACTTTTTACTACAACATGACAAGGAAGAGAGTCGGATATACTTGTCTCTGGCTCCCCTTGCTCTTCTTTGACCTCAGAATTGTCTGCCTGATGATTCATCTCCTCAGCAATGCTCACTTTCATTTCCGACTGACAAGCCACTTCATCTGGatccagtttttcttttttgatctTTACAGTCTCTGGCATTTCAACTGGAATGTCACTGTTAGCTAGTGACATTTGGGTGTCCTGTTTCAAGATGAGGTCACTTTCGTCTGAATTTGGTTCTAGATCACAGTTTTGAATTTCCGGCTCTTGTTTAAGCCGTGTCGCCTCAGGCTGTGGCTTTGGACTTTTTGAATTCCCAAGTGAAGACATCATGCCTGTAGCTTCGAAATAGACTTTATAAGGAGCCAAGCTGAAAACTTTATTAATAACTGGCATAGGTGGGGAGGATGGAGACTGAGGCTCATTATCTGACAACTCAGTGGTTGAGTCaatcttttgttttttactggCCATGTCCATTTCGAGTTCCTCTCTTGGCCTTTTAGCCAATACATCCTTGTTGGATGGATCTGAAACACAGTGCCTTATCTTAAGTGCATCTTCATGGGAAAATTCTTTAGAACTGCCTACAAGAAAGCCAGTTTCAGACATCTCTGAGTGTTCGAGGGTAGTAGTGGTGTTACTGAGACGTCTGTAGTGGGCAGGAGTAGGATGGAAAGCCCCAGAAGTTCCAGGCTGTCTACAAAGCTCCCGAGGGGAGTCAGGTGTCTGCACCCTTCGTATGGAGAAATCAAGCGGTCGCTCTGATTGATGCATTGGGAAAGGTGGATGTGGCCGATCGTGCGAtcggttattattaaaatgcatcCCATATGGATGACAAGTGGGATATTTTGGGATCATCGGACGGTGTGTGCAGTCAGCTCGAGGTGAATGGAACTGACCCATGTGATGATGCTGACCATGCTCATCTGTGACAACATTGGGATCGGCTCGGTAAGCCTCATGGTGACTCTGAGGGTAATAGACACTGGGATATGGAGGCATTGGTGTGTATTTAGATATATGAGGATGGTCCTGATATACCTTTGAAGGAACTCCACGGTGTGCCAATGTCCTTGGGTCATAAGTATGAGGAAGACCCTTGTATATCTGTGCAGGAACTGAGCCACGTTGGCAGTACTCCGGTGTGGAACTAATATATGGATGTGCGGTGTTGTAAGCATAGCCAGGTTCCATTAAAGAAAGTGACCTCCTGGGCTCATTTGATCTGATACCATGGTAATTCTCAGTCTTTCCGTCCTTTATACCCTCTGCGCCATGCTCTAATTGCAAAACCCTCTGTTGCACCAATGCCTCCTGGCCCTTTTTATGCAGGTAAGCCAGCCGGCTGAAATGAGCCGCCCATTCGTCATCATATATGCGAGGGGACATCCTTTGTGGTCCATGTTCTACACCATAGTTGTGTCCTGCGGTACATCTACGCTCAGTGCAGCAGGGACTATGACCGTACACCGGTTTTGGAATAGCCAACCCGACACAGCTTTCTGCATCTGATCCTCCAATGTGACCTTTGGGAACTGCCACGGGTGAGATGACCCCAGCCGCCCTGGGACTGTGCTGTCTAGGACTGCCAGTGTAATAGGCCAATCTTTGCTTTGCTGCCAGCTCTCGTGGTACAGCACAGCGTCCACCACCAACATCCATAGGGAAAGACACTTTATCAGGCCTGTACGCTGTTGGAATTGCAATTGACCCCTCGGTGGACGATGAGTGAATCCCTGGGCTCGGCCCATTTCTCACACAGGTTTTTGAAGGGCCCCATGGAGAAGGAAAGTCTAGAGCGTCTTGTCCAGCAAGAGAGTAGGGGAAATAAGCCCTGCTGATTGGCAGAGCCTTGTCATGGGAATAGTGTGGCAGGCTGTCGGCTTTAGGAAGCCCCGCAGGGACTACGGTGCCCATGGCACCTTCCATATTACTTTGAACTAGAGGATCGATGCAGCTCTGTCCCTGCTTACTGCTCATCTTGGACTCCCAATTCAAATCATAGCTATATaagaaaacaagaacaaaaaactATTTAGGAGTTTATTTGTAAATGCAATTAGAGTTATCAATGCTGTACaatcatttgaatgaaataCTTATGCAAACAGTCACTCAGCATCACTTCTGTGGTTTATTTATCTACTTAGCAATACCTTCCTTTCTGTGGTTTTGTCAAAACATAGTCGATTGACTTTACAGTTCTTTATTTCCACAAATATCATGTGACAGGTTCCTTCAAACATTAGGAAGAAATGTGAGTGGTAACCACAACAAGAAAAATGCTGCCACTTTTCTGCTTCACAACAGGGGCTGTACCTCACTTCCTTTGCGTGCAAAAACATTTCACACTTTGGCAAAATACATCAAAGATAAACAGgtgtaaatatgtataaatgttcCAACTgtcacatgcatttttaaatcaattagGCCAGAGGAAAAGATAATAAGATAATATCATTTATGCATGAATTTGcacactaacagtcaaaagtttttgaacagtgaggtttttaaagaagtccaaaatacagcaaaagcggtaatattgtaaaatatttttactattcaaaataactgctttctatttgaatatatatttcgaaaatgtaatttattcctgcgatcaaagctaaatttttagcatcattactcaagtcttcagtgtcaaatgatccttcagaaatcgttctaagatatgctgatttgttgtttaaGAAACacttcttcttattatcaataGTTAAAACAGCTAAgggttttttttcaggattctttgatgaatagaaagattcaaagatcagcatttatctgaaataaaaagcttctgtaacattatacactataacattcaaaattatggaaattaatttagtaaggatgctttaaatgtgaccctggatcattttttcaaaactgagatttatacatcatatgaaagctgaataaataagcttttcattgatgtgtagtttgttgggataggacaatatttgggatacaactatttaaaaatcaggaatctgagggtgcaaaaaaaaatctaaatattgagaaaatc is part of the Labeo rohita strain BAU-BD-2019 chromosome 18, IGBB_LRoh.1.0, whole genome shotgun sequence genome and harbors:
- the c18h15orf39 gene encoding uncharacterized protein C15orf39 homolog, whose product is MSYDLNWESKMSSKQGQSCIDPLVQSNMEGAMGTVVPAGLPKADSLPHYSHDKALPISRAYFPYSLAGQDALDFPSPWGPSKTCVRNGPSPGIHSSSTEGSIAIPTAYRPDKVSFPMDVGGGRCAVPRELAAKQRLAYYTGSPRQHSPRAAGVISPVAVPKGHIGGSDAESCVGLAIPKPVYGHSPCCTERRCTAGHNYGVEHGPQRMSPRIYDDEWAAHFSRLAYLHKKGQEALVQQRVLQLEHGAEGIKDGKTENYHGIRSNEPRRSLSLMEPGYAYNTAHPYISSTPEYCQRGSVPAQIYKGLPHTYDPRTLAHRGVPSKVYQDHPHISKYTPMPPYPSVYYPQSHHEAYRADPNVVTDEHGQHHHMGQFHSPRADCTHRPMIPKYPTCHPYGMHFNNNRSHDRPHPPFPMHQSERPLDFSIRRVQTPDSPRELCRQPGTSGAFHPTPAHYRRLSNTTTTLEHSEMSETGFLVGSSKEFSHEDALKIRHCVSDPSNKDVLAKRPREELEMDMASKKQKIDSTTELSDNEPQSPSSPPMPVINKVFSLAPYKVYFEATGMMSSLGNSKSPKPQPEATRLKQEPEIQNCDLEPNSDESDLILKQDTQMSLANSDIPVEMPETVKIKKEKLDPDEVACQSEMKVSIAEEMNHQADNSEVKEEQGEPETSISDSLPCHVVVKSDFEEETNLSFVEKSKSLAICKIENAVKDNVDSIPIPTLPSTPPVPPPLTKFSLNKIPPHCLKLANFKIVIPEVLKAPATQPAEVPPSPLEAKPIISSSKHARHQFMELHQSLCRLIYCCVNQTPCQELTDWLCRLDLRESGKDQKVSCLLGSKMRDVWLKGEEMEAALKKVVCQLQKYVESRECPFPHVMRAGAVFIPMLVVKEVLFPQVQGTFIDQVLQEHRVELRPTTLSEERQLTQLHRKAFSSKLRRLLSLKHLPDIYPDVLNLLYHATVCKFLDSTATDGVQKMPRSRNQLNIEEREHGQLR